The Serinus canaria isolate serCan28SL12 chromosome 2, serCan2020, whole genome shotgun sequence genomic interval gtgccccctgtgccctgcctgccgGGGGGCTCTGCCCCGTGCCCCCTCCCCTTGTGCTCCCCAGGGTGGCCCAGGACCCTCCCCTTTGgcctggagccaggctggcccCTCCCGTGTCCCCCATGCGGAccccccctcctgccccactgcgTCCCGGAGGGGAGGCTGGGGACCCCAGCCCGGCTGAGGGTGTCGGGGCAGGGGTACCCCGGAACAAGGGTCTGTGGGGGTTGATGAGGATGGGGGATGTCTGCAGGGAATGGGGGGGGTCTGCAGAGAATGCAGGGGGTTTGCAGGGAATGCGGGAGATCTGCAGGGGATGGCCCCGCACCCCCGCGCTGGCCCTGGGGagcccccagggacccccatcTCCCCCGGGGGAGCGACAGCCCCGCACCCCCCGTGCCAGCCCCGGGGGGCTCTGGTTGCCCCCCCACGTGTACCTGGGTGGGCGCGGGGCCGTGGGGCTGCCCGGGACCGCCGGGTGCTCCTGGACGGGCGCACGGAGGGACGAGAGAGCGGTGAGCGGGGGGGTGATGGGGTGCGACCCCTGGGCGGGGGGCTGGGGAGTGGGGGGCGCGGGGGGGTTACCAGGGTGCCGCTGTCGCTCCGCGGGCTCCGCTTCTTCTCCTTGTACAGGCTGAGGAGTTTGTCCCGGAACACCTGGGGGGGGCAGGTCAGGGTCCCCAGCCCGAGagccccgggcagggggaggcCGGGGGGGGCTCACCTCATACAGGTAATCAAAGATCTCCAGGATGGTGAGGAGGCTGGCACCAATGAAGAGCCCCATCTGCCCCCCGATGTCACCTGTGCGGGAGGTGACGTCAGCGAGGGCAGACCCCGTGTCCCCGGCACCCCtggggtccctgtccctcaccCAGCAGCCCCGCCACCTCATACGCCTTCTTCTGCTCAATCATCTCGTAGTTCAGGGCCTCGAAGAAGATGTCCAGGACCAGCACATTGTCCCTGGGGGGACACGGGACAAGGGGACACTGTCAGCTGCAGggggtgtcaggctgtgccgTGCCAGGCCAGGGGGCTGCACCGTGCCGTGGGGTAATGTGGGGCAGGGCCGAGGGGGCACAAGGGTGCgccaggccctgctgtgccgtgccatgctgtgctgtgccatgccGTGCCATGCGGGTTTCCCGTATCTGGAGCAGGTCTGCACAGTGGAggccatgccatgccatgctgTGCCATGCCAGGCCATGTCACATGTCACTTTGGGCTGTCACTTGGTGTGTGATGGGGATGCcgtgtgtggctgtgctgtgctgctgtgtcccactgTCATGCTGTCCCAGTTCATGTctgctgggggatgctgggTGGGCGTGCCCTGTCACACTGTCACTCTGGGCTGTGTCAGTTCGTAGATACTGGGGCCCTCGTGTCGCACTGCTGGTTCATGTCACGGGGCCATGCTGTGCCAtgtcacactgtcacactgtGCCCTAAGATGGCGTTGTcatgctgggctgtggggctgtgtcaCGCTGTGCGCTGGCGGGGCGGCGGGTGACAGCAGGGTGGCAGTGACAGCGGAGGTGGCCGTGTCACTCACGCAATGTACTGCTCCGTCTTGTTGAACTTCTTGGCCAGGTACTTGGCCGAGGCCTTGCTGGGGATCTTCACCATGGAGAGCTCCTTGCCGTAGCGCACCATGGCGCAGGGCGTGCGGCACGCGCAGTACTCGCTGTCCTTGGTCACCAGGAAGTCTGGGGGGGCGGCGGTGGGACCGGGACCCCCAGGACCCCTGCCCGCCGGGGATGGGGGGGGCGGGATGCTCCGGGGAAAGAGCTGGGTGCTTGGGCTGCCACCCGGGAGAAGTATGCCACCCGGGACAAGTGTGCCACCCGGGACAAGTGTGCCACCCGGGACAAGTGTGCCATGGGCACCGTcggtggcacagggagggggcCCGGCCCTGCGCATCTGGGGACAGCGGTGATCCCCACCCCAGcgagggcacagggacaccagagCCACCCTCACAGTggtgggggcacagggacaccggAGCTGCACTCACAGCAATGGGGGCAGtgggaggctcaggggtgcCCGGGGGTTCCCGGGGGTGCCCGGGGCCGTTGGGGGGCTCGGGGTACGTACCCAGCGCGGGGTCGGCACACTCCTTGTACTGCTCCGGGGTGCAGACGTTGGCATTGCCTGCGGGGGAGGCGGCGGTGGCGGGGTTGGTCCCTTGGTGCCGGAGCCCCGCGGcccccggccgccccccgcTCACCCGGCATGTGCACCATGCGGCAGTTGCAGTTCTCGGCCAGGTAGCGCGTCTCGCAGTCCAGGCGGCACGCGGTCAGGCTGTAGTTGGTGAAGAAGTCGGACTCGATGGGGGTGGCCTTGCAGTCCCCCCACGGCGGGGGCAGGTACACCAGCTGCCGGGCACCCGCTAAGGAAAACACGGCGTCCTGGGGCCCCGTGTCAGCCCCGATGTCCCCGGCGTCGTACCCGACCATGGCCGCGCCTCCCAGCCCGCGGCAGTGCCgcccctggggcagagctcaccccgcagcccagagctgccgTCCTGCCATCCCCGAGCCCCCGTCCCGCCCCGTCCCCTCCTTCCGGGGCACGGGGATGGCTCTTGCAGCAGTTGTCACCTGTACCGGGTGCCACAGCGAGGTCTGGCAGGCGGCACCGGCTGGAGCAGGACGTGCCGGGTGGGGGGGGTCAGCGCGGACCCCCGCCCTCCCCTTGGTGCGGGGATGGTGCCTGGCGAAGGCCCAGCACCCCCCGCCCGTGGGTGCCAGGGCCGCTCCTGCTGCCGCCGTGCTCCTGCCGCCCATGTGCCGGCACACGTGGTGACGCCCACCCGAGGCACCTAAATTTAGGTGTCTGGCTGCGGGGGCCGGTGCCGCCACCCCCCGGCGGCTGTTCCGCGGAGCCGGGGGTCGCTGCCGGAGCCGCTGCCTGCGTGGGGCTGCCCACAGCCTGTGCCGGTCAGCGGCACGGCACCCACGGCATGGCTGGGCAGGCCGTGTCCCCATGGAATGGGGCTTGGAAtgtccccacagggctggctgtggcagcaccGGGCCATCCCAAGCCCTCTGGGGGTCCATTCTGATCCCCTTGGGTCACCATCCCAGGCCCTGTGAGGGTCCATCCCAATCCCTCCGGAGCCCATCCCGATCCCTCGGGGGtctgtgcccagccccgggCGCCGTGCCCGGATACccgctgctgctggcaggagacGAAGGTCTGGAAGCCAGGGGCAACGCCGAAGCCCAGCTGGTCAATGAAGGGAGGCTCGTCCTGGCTGTGGATCTGCACCTTCACCCCCACCTCAAACGAGGTCtcatctgcagagcaggggaCGGGGGtcaggtgcagggcaggggatcTCACCTGTGTCCCCCCAGACGGGCAGGGTCCCACCTGTGTCCCCCCAGACGGGCAGGGGCTCACCTGTGTCCCCCCAGACGGGCAGGTACTCCTCCTGCTGCACGTTGAGCATGAGCTCCAGGCCATTGCCGGAGCCGCCCTGCAGCGTGGTCAGCACCTCGCGGCCTGGCCCCCCCGGGTTGAAGGTGTAGCACTTCCCCAGGCGAGTGAAGATCTGCAGGGACGGGACACGGGGCACACGTGGGACACGGGACAGGGCTCTCACTGCCACTGCAGGGACCCCGTGTGGACATTCAGTGCCACTGTGGGGAccctgtggggacacagggacacacgCGGGGACATGGCAGTGGGAATTCCAGTGCCCCACGTGAGCCAGGATAGgatcccagtgccctgcaggaCCAGGATGGGGTCCCAGTGCCCCAGGACAGGATCCCAGTGCCCTTTAGGATCAGGATGGGGTCCCAGTGCCCCAGGACAGgatcccagtgccctgcaggaCCAGGATGGGGTCCCAGTGCCCCAGGACAGgatgccagtgctgccaggagaaGGCGAGGGCGTTGATGGTGCCTGGCCTGTGCTGCCGTGGCTCTGCAGGGATATTGGGTTTCGTCACAGTTCCAGGGAACATGTGGGGACACTTGAGATGGGAGGGCACAAGCCAGAACGGTGATGGGGTCCAGGACTCCTttgtcacagcagcagaggccaCCATGTCCCCCCCAAGACCCGAGAGCCTGTCCTGGCCAGCCCCCTTGGGGACCCGCACCCCCAGCAGGAACCCTGGGGTGACCTTGAGTTCCCAGGATGGGTACCCAGAGCCCGGGACCCCGGGGTgcccctgagccccagcctggtcccatgccccccagctcctgccatgcaGCCCCGGGGTGCCACGgccctccctgctgggggtgCCCCACCCGAGGGCTCTGTCCCACGGGGGGGAGCGGAGGGGGCGTTGCTGTGGCAACCAGCTGCTCCCAAAGTGGGGACCCGTTACCATGGCAATGCGGTGCCCAAGGAGGAAAGGGGGGGGCGGGTGTCATGGCAACGGCTGCCCGGCATGGGGATGCTGGGGGGGGGCATGGGTGGGGACAGTGATGGGGAcgtgtccccagcagtgccagccctccTGCGCTCACGCTCAGGGTCACACAGGGACCCACAGCCCCGCGCCTTggggacccccagccctgctccccagagttcccctgtccccacaccccATCCTGCCCCATCCAACAGGCCCTGGGGGATGTGAGAGGAGACTCAGCTCACCCGATGGCCCTTGGGCCCCATCACATGTCCAGGAACCTCGGGGATGCTGGGCCCAGGCTGGGGTGAGGTCAGGGACACAgggccagggctcagcacccgGCCTGGAACACAGGATCCCAAGCCAGGACTGGCCAAGcctggggattttgggggggggacGACAGGACCCTGCTGCCTAATCAGGCATGCACCCACCTCAAATTCTGTCCTAGGGACCCTCAGCCCTGAGGCCCCATGTCCCGGCCCTCAAACCCAGGGGCCATCACCActgcctgctggggacactggcacagcagctccgGCCACAGGCAcggggggatggagggagcacAGGGGGCACAGACCTGTCAAAGCACAGCTCGTCCCTAAGCTGCCTGGTCAATTAAGTAGTGCTCCAAGAGCATTAAGGGGACAGTAGTTGCAGGGGACAGCGATGGGACTGGGGAGAGCTGGCATGGCAGACGTGAGCTGCCCAGCGCCCACgctgctgcctggtgctgctgtggcaggaggggagggtCTGTGCTGCCCATGCCACCATCGCTGCCTGTGCCaatgtccctgcctgtcctgcccatGCCACTACCCCTGTCCACCCTGCCTGTGACACTGTCCCTGTCTATCCTGTCTGTGCCAccatccctgcctgtcccagtgtccctgcctgtcacACAAGTGCcaccatccctgcctgtgccactgtccctgccctgttctgggggctgcagtggggctgctgggggcagaaACGGGGCTGCTGGAGGTAGAGGTGGAGGGTTCTGGGTGCAGCGGCATGGGGTCCCAGCAGGGCCGGCACAGGGACCCCTACCCATGCCAGGCATGGAAGTGCTGCCCATGGGAGCCTCTGTGCCAGCAGTCAGGGCAgcggctgctgctggtggtgcccAGTGGCACCTGAGGCTGGCACGGGTGGTGGGGGCTGCACCTGTGAGCACCTGTACAAGTGACACCCTGTACAGGAGAGCACATCTGTGAGCATCCTGTACCTGTGAGCACCCCACGACCCCGAGCATCCTGTACCTGtgagcaccctgtgcccaccaCACCCCTGCATGCCAGCAGAGACCCCAGGCAGCCCagagtgcccagcacagccccgctCCATCCTGGCACTGCCGCAGCCGCCTGGCGCCCCTGCAGCACCCCGGGTGGGGACATCCCGGGGCGGGGGTGCTGTCCCCAgcggggtgggcaggggctgagtgCTCCGGGAGCGGGGATGGGAGAGAGGCACCGCCTGCCGATGCCtgaccccagcagggctcccctgtccctctgcagccccgGGCCACCCGGCgggtcccctccccagccccggggcacTCACCACGGTGAAGTTGCGGGCGGTGCAGCCGGTGCCGCGGaaggagcactgcagcagcatgtCAGCCAGGTCGTGGCCCGTGCGGTTGTAGAACTCGGCCATGCTGAAGGGCTTCGCCTTGAAGTTCTTGAAGTTGGCCTTGTCGCGCAGCGCGGCCAGGACGTGGGGCTCGGCCAGCTGCGGGTTGCTGATCTCGTAGCGCTCGTTGAGCAGCGCCAGCAGCTCGCCCACGTGGTACATGTCGTTGCGGGTGATTTTGGAGAAGCGGAACTCGTTGAGGTTGCAGATGGTGATGGCCGGGAAGGTGAGGTTGCGGGCAGCCACCTCGTCCAGCTTGGTGACGTGCGGGTAGGTGAGGAAGTAGGCGACGCGCTCGGCGCAcacgagcagcagcagccccagcgaGCCCAGGAAAAAGCCGCCCCAGAGCACGCGGCGCAGGGACACGGCCCCGTAGGCGAAGACGTGGCTGATGCCGTGCAGCGAGGAGCTGTGGGCGAACGCCCGCAGGCTCGAGAGCCCCTCGCCCTCCCCGCTGCCCTCCGAGCCCCTCCTCATCCTGTTGCCGCCGGGGCCCCGCGGTGCCCCGCAGCCTCAGCCCATCGCCGCCGGGCTCAGGGCGCAGCCGgcggggagggaaggggggaggagggtgggcaggggatGAGAGGAAGGCAGGGGATGGGGGGGCAGGACCGGCCGCCGCGCTCTCCCTGGTCCGTCACGCTGCCGGTGCCGATGCTGCCCGGCCGGCGCCGCGGAGCCGCGGGCAGCGCAACGCAGCCCCCGTCCCGCTTCCAGCCCCGGCCTCAGCCCCGGTCGCGGTCTCGGTTCCGATCCCGGTTCGAGCCCTGGTCCCGGATCCGGTCCCGATTCCAGCCTCGGTCCCCCTCCTGATCCCGGTCCCGGATCTAGTCCCAGCCCCGATCCCAGCTCCAGTtccagccccggccccggtcCCGCTCCCGGCTCCGCTCCCGCCGCGGCGCAGCCGCCGCCGGTCCCCGCCgtcccccgccgccgccgcccccgcccctcccgcGGCTCCacccgccgcccccgccggcGGCCGCAGCGGTGGGGGACGGGGGGGCCGAGACCCCCGGGAAGGGGGGCCGGCAGACAGCGCCCCTGCATCGGGCAGCCCAGGGGAGCCCAGCTCGGGGTCACACGGAGGTCCCCCCATGCCGGGGTCACACAGGGGTCCCCTCACCCCGGGAAGGGATGCAGGGGAGCCTTCAGCCCAGAAGGATGTCGCAGGGTCCCCCCATTCCGGGGGTGACATAGGAGGCTCCCATACAAAGGCTGACCCGTGGGACCCCCACCCCGGGAGAGTCATGCAGGGCTAATCCCACGCGGGGGGCACACCGGGGCTCCCCCCGCCTGGGGGGTTTGACACAAGGGTCCCCGACCTtgaggggcagcacaggggacagtccCTCCAGGGGCGTGAGGAAGGTGTAACCCCATTCCAGGGGTCCCCCATCCCGGGGTCATGCAGAGGGTCCCCACCCCAGGAAGATGACACAGGGTCCCTCCAGTCCAGGGTGACAGAGGGACCCCCGGCCTGGAGGGTGACACAGACGACCCCCTCGTTCCAGCGGGGGTCACACGGGGGGTCTCGTCACCCAGGGGTTCCTCCACTCCGGAGGTGACCATGAGGCCCCCTGCCCCGGGTTAATACCGCGGTCCCCCTGACAGAAATCACGCATGGGCTCCTCCATCCCGGGGGGTGCAGGGGTCCCCCATCCCGGGGTCACGTTGGGGTTCACCCCCTCCAGCGCCCGCGGGTCTTGCAGCGTTTCTTCAGTCGGGAGTGACAGCGGTGCCACACGCCACGGTGACACACGGGACACCCGAGGGTCACACGGGGAACGTTCACCGCAGCAGGGCAACGCAGGGGTCCCGCACTTCggcagtggggctggcaccGAGCAGGGGGTGACACAGggggtgacacaggggacacccCCGCCCCGCGGGGCAGCGCGGatggggagggggcggggccaGCCACTCCGGCTCCGCCCACAAGCCAACGTCACGCATCCCGGCCCCGCGCGGCCCGGCCCCTTCCCGGAGCTAAGGGCGCCCCCGAGCGGCCCGGAGGACCCTTCGCAAGTCCCGCCACAGAGCGCAGCCCCGTGCGCCTGGCAGCGCCGCTTTATTGGGGAGCAGCGCGGGGACCCCTCAGGACCCCTCCTTCGTCTGCCGTCGGATGAGCTCGGCGTAGAGACCCCCCCGTCGCAGCAGCTCCTCGTGAGTCCCCGCCTGCGGAGACAGCCGATAGTGTCACCTGCGGGGGCCCACCCAGGTGTCACGGGCGGCGGCCCGTGCCCGCCGTGCCGCACGGCTCACCTCGGCCACGCGTCCCCGAGCCAGCACGGCGATGAGGTGCGCGCCGCGGATGGTGCTGAGGCGGTGCGCGATGAGCAGCACGGTGCGGCCGGCGGCAGCGCGCTCCAGCGCCGCCTGCACAGCCCGCTCCGCCTGCGCGTCCAGCGCGCTCGTGGCCTCGTCCAGGATGAGCACGGCCGGGTCCTTGAGCAGAGCCCGGGCGATGGCGATGCGCTGCTTCTGCCCCCCGGACAGCGCCGTGCCGCGCTCGCCTGCAGGGCACCGCGGGGACACCGTGGAGATGCTGTGCTGCACCATCCCAGGGCACCCCCCAGAACGTCCGTGCCACGGAGCCCGGGGACACCGCCCCGGCCCGCAGCCAAGGACCGGCCGCACCCGGAGCCCATCgctcctgctcagagcccagcGCGGCCACGGCTCCCTGTGCACAGCTGAACGTCAGCCGTGAGCAGCACCGGTGTCCCCGCAGGACCGGGACCGCCTCAGCTGGGCCCCCACGCCCGCAGGACCCCTCCCGCCCCGGCCATACCCACGACGGTGTTGTAGCCCTCGGGGAAGCTGCGGATGAAGCCGTCAGCGTCGGCGAGCCGGGCGGCCTCGTACACCTCGGCGTCAGAGGCTCCTGGCTTCCCGAAGCGGATGTTCTCCATGATGGTTGTGCCAAACAGCACCGGCTCCTGCAGCAAACCCCGGCCCTCAGCACTGAGCCCACCCAGCCCACCTTCCTCCACTTGCCCAGGGACAGCCGGGGGTTCTGGCCAGCAGCACTCCAGTCCCACCTGGCTGATGAAGCCGATGACCTGCCCCCGCAGCCAGGAGGGGTCCAGGCCGGCGATGTCGTGCCCGTCCAGG includes:
- the ASIC3 gene encoding acid-sensing ion channel 3 isoform X1 gives rise to the protein MRRGSEGSGEGEGLSSLRAFAHSSSLHGISHVFAYGAVSLRRVLWGGFFLGSLGLLLLVCAERVAYFLTYPHVTKLDEVAARNLTFPAITICNLNEFRFSKITRNDMYHVGELLALLNERYEISNPQLAEPHVLAALRDKANFKNFKAKPFSMAEFYNRTGHDLADMLLQCSFRGTGCTARNFTVIFTRLGKCYTFNPGGPGREVLTTLQGGSGNGLELMLNVQQEEYLPVWGDTDETSFEVGVKVQIHSQDEPPFIDQLGFGVAPGFQTFVSCQQQRLVYLPPPWGDCKATPIESDFFTNYSLTACRLDCETRYLAENCNCRMVHMPGNANVCTPEQYKECADPALDFLVTKDSEYCACRTPCAMVRYGKELSMVKIPSKASAKYLAKKFNKTEQYIADNVLVLDIFFEALNYEMIEQKKAYEVAGLLGDIGGQMGLFIGASLLTILEIFDYLYEVSPPRPPPARGSRAGDPDLPPPGVPGQTPQPVQGEEAEPAERQRHPGAPGGPGQPHGPAPTQVHVGGQPEPPGAGTGGAGLSLPRGRWGSLGAPQGQRGGAGPSPADLPHSLQTPCILCRPPPFPADIPHPHQPPQTLVPGYPCPDTLSRAGVPSLPSGTQWGRRGGPHGGHGRGQPGSRPKGRVLGHPGEHKGRGHGAEPPGRQGTGGTGGSGS
- the ASIC3 gene encoding acid-sensing ion channel 3 isoform X2, giving the protein MRRGSEGSGEGEGLSSLRAFAHSSSLHGISHVFAYGAVSLRRVLWGGFFLGSLGLLLLVCAERVAYFLTYPHVTKLDEVAARNLTFPAITICNLNEFRFSKITRNDMYHVGELLALLNERYEISNPQLAEPHVLAALRDKANFKNFKAKPFSMAEFYNRTGHDLADMLLQCSFRGTGCTARNFTVIFTRLGKCYTFNPGGPGREVLTTLQGGSGNGLELMLNVQQEEYLPVWGDTDETSFEVGVKVQIHSQDEPPFIDQLGFGVAPGFQTFVSCQQQRLVYLPPPWGDCKATPIESDFFTNYSLTACRLDCETRYLAENCNCRMVHMPGNANVCTPEQYKECADPALDFLVTKDSEYCACRTPCAMVRYGKELSMVKIPSKASAKYLAKKFNKTEQYIADNVLVLDIFFEALNYEMIEQKKAYEVAGLLGDIGGQMGLFIGASLLTILEIFDYLYEVFRDKLLSLYKEKKRSPRSDSGTLEHPAVPGSPTAPRPPRAPGPPCPAPRPVSASPRTCYLVTRL